From Arachis stenosperma cultivar V10309 chromosome 2, arast.V10309.gnm1.PFL2, whole genome shotgun sequence, one genomic window encodes:
- the LOC130963669 gene encoding uncharacterized protein LOC130963669: MPGLPAQISEITPSVYYVDPDIVDEPKNFRDVFLHSQALEGITLSMILEAPNEEEVSLLSEIYGLCIKGEKEERTALLASVQDLAKAFAGYEDEVLAKREELLQYVQAAISGLKVNADLMRIEDEVFSLKEKIEKFKPSNFDAKSNETTTIDVKANHEALAQIQMYSKLEELLLKKKYFTCGDSSELHAEKIDKLKILSESLANSATKAENRISENRSQKEEALNFRLTKTKEVDQIEKEVTMEIEELEKLKDELEEKLKKVNSLLLSARMRLHNAREERDQFNEASNEIVVHLKAKEDEMIRSIASYTRESNVVDTWMHFLENTWLHQTSHTKKEKEQVNVELQRYGENYVNLIIQLLSSYEEKLGSSVKQMRKLVENLSSNKGLENPTAPDNEDSKVNPRKKLQDEFLDIESKER; encoded by the exons ATGCCCGGACTTCCAGCACAAATCAGTGAAATCACACCTAGT GTTTATTATGTAGACCCTGACATTGTGGATGAACCAAAAAATTTTCGTGATGTCTTTCTTCATAGTCAAGCTCTTGAGGGTATAACATTATCAATG ATTCTTGAAGCACCAAATGAGGAAGAAGTTTCACTACTTTCAGAGATCTATGG GCTCTGTATCAAGGGTGAAAAGGAGGAACGCACTGCCTTGTTAGCCAGTGTACAAGATTTGGCAAAAGCGTTTGCTGGATATGAAGATGAAGTCTTG GCAAAGCGAGAAGAATTGCTTCAATATGTCCAAGCTGCCATTTCAGGGCTAAAAGTAAATGCTGATCTCATGAG AATAGAAGATGAAgtcttcagtctaaaggaaaaAATTGAGAAGTTTAAGCCAAGCAATTTTGATGCAAAATCTAATGAGACAACTACTATAGATGTAAAG GCTAATCATGAAGCTTTGGCACAAATTCAAATGTATTCCAAATTGGAGGAACTCTTACTCAAAAAGAAATACTTCACCTGTGGTGATTCTTCAGAACTTCATGCTGAAAAG ATTGATAAATTGAAAATCTTATCAGAGTCTCTTGCAAATTCTGCAACAAAAGCTGAAAATCGCATTTCAGAAAACAG ATCTCAAAAAGAAGAAGCACTTAATTTTCGGCTAACTAAGACAAAGGAAGTTGACCAAATTGAGAAG GAAGTAACAATGGAGATTGAAGAACTTGAGAAGCTAAAGGATGAACTTgaagagaaactgaaaaag GTCAACAGCTTGTTATTATCTGCTAGAATGCGCCTCCACAatgcaagagaagaaagagatcAATTCAATGAAGCAAGCAATGAAATTGTTGTACATTTGAAGGCTAAG GAAGATGAGATGATTCGATCAATTGCTTCTTACACAAGGGAGTCAAATGTTGTTGATACATGGATGCATTTTCTAGAGAATACATGGCTTCATCAAACCTCCCATACGAAGAAAGAGAAGGAGCAGGTCAA TGTTGAACTCCAGAGATATGGAGAAAATTATGTGAATTTGATCATTCAGCTTTTGTCTTCATATGAG GAAAAATTGGGTTCATCAGTTAAGCAAATGAGAAAGCTTGTGGAGAATTTAAGTTCAAATAAAGG ATTAGAGAATCCAACAGCTCCAGATAATGAGGATTCTAAAGTGAATCCAAGGAAAAAGCTTCAAGATGAATTTTTGGATATAGAATCCAAG GAAAGATAG